From one Nematostella vectensis chromosome 7, jaNemVect1.1, whole genome shotgun sequence genomic stretch:
- the LOC5502500 gene encoding 60 kDa lysophospholipase — protein MASVEAGETSLEKTRSSASEQESPPEDGENSDEFANDAGSSSAKQHPTSPSSASPRSSPTRKAGLRRSVEIFSDSDSTDASHEIGSPRQHTTTVKRQFSRRFMRLWSSSFSDSHLSRGRTGTILTKDPVTGESVRKSKVLLLYAGGAMGWKISRAGYDVEKDLVLNEMKKLPMMYDDDYVDNIDENLLDDLPEEEVANDQLVMPVSRYGVRVFVDVLEMVKEDLVKHSQDMDMKGWIAIANIIKEKYEKYSGFVILHGTDTLPYTASALSFMFENLGKSVIFTGSQSPINEHLNDGRDNLFGALMIAGHHVIPEVTVYFHGKLYRGNRCLKVDSRSFGAFDSPNFSELAKVESGIEVEWDEVFRCNVSGKFTVRTNLVPHVGVLRIFPGITTATVRAFLQPPIRGIVLETYGSGNGPDSRKDLLQELMEASKRGVLIVNCTQCLHGQVVDSYATGKALLDAGVIPGSDMTTEAALAKLSYVLGLDLPVRKQQQLMRSNLRGELTEYHTKGSEQFSLRENELIGLVAAKLNVGSCEEVRYIKQALYPVLMCTAAAEGDVSAIRDLCKQPGGNPNCATDHDGRTPLHIACLEGQEEVVKYLLYRGASIHVQDIYGQRPIDDAIGGRHDDIIRLLVEAGAHLGPTTMDIARELCSLVAEPGCVPRLRAWYLAGADFNVGDYDKRTPLHVAVCRGNVDAVRFLLSCGANKNNKDMHGQTPLDNAYVLENKEILELLTS, from the exons ATGGCATCCGTTGAAGCGGGTGAAACTTCACTCGAGAAAACTCGGTCATCCGCAAGCGAGCAAGAAAGCCCGCCGGAAGATGGAGAAAACAGCGACGAATTTGCAAATGACGCGGGGAGTTCTTCTGCAAAACAACACCCGACGAGTCCGTCTTCTGCCAGTCCTAGAAGTAGTCCGACCCGAAAAGCGGGCCTGAGGAGATCGGTTGAAATATTCAGTGATTCAGATAGCACAGATGCGTCCCATGAAATTGGTTCCCCAAGGCAACACACGACGACGGTGAAAAGACAATTCTCTAGAAGGTTTATGCGTCTTTGGTCTTCTAGTTTTTCCGATAGCCATCTATCTCGAGGAAGGACAGGGACTATTCTGACCAAGGACCCCGTGACGGGGGAAAGTGTGCGGAAATCCAAGGTGTTGTTACTGTATGCAGGAGGTGCTATGGGGTGGAAGATCAGCAGAGCAG GCTATGATGTTGAGAAAGACCTTGTTCTGAATGAGATGAAGAAGCTGCCAATgatgtatgatgatgattatgttgATAATATTGATGAGAACCTTCTAGATGACCTTCCAGAAGAGGAAGTGGCCAATGATCAGCTAGTCATGCC gGTGTCGAGGTATGGGGTGCGGGTGTTTGTTGATGTTCTGGAGATGGTTAAAGAAGATCTTGTGAAGCACTCACAAGACATGGACATGAAGGGCTGGATTGCCATCGCAAACATTATTAAAGAGAAATATGAGAAATACTCTGGCTTTGTGATTCTTCATGGCACTGACACCCTGCCCTACACTGCATCTGCTCTATCTTTTATGTTTGAGAATCTTGGAAAGTCAGTGATATTTACCGGATCGCAG AGTCCCATCAATGAACATCTGAATGATGGTAGAGACAATCTGTTTGGTGCACTAATGATAGCAGGTCATCATGTTATTCCTGAG GTGACAGTGTATTTCCACGGCAAGTTGTACAGGGGAAACCGATGCCTCAAGGTTGACTCTAGGAGCTTTGGTGCATTTGACTCACCAAACTTTTCCGAGCTGGCCAAAGTGGAGTCTGGAATTGAAG TTGAATGGGATGAGGTGTTCAGGTGTAATGTCAGTGGAAAGTTTACTGTTCGCACAAACCTGGTGCCACATGTTGGAGTCTTGAGAATCTTTCCTGGTATCACAACAGCCACT GTTAGGGCGTTCCTACAGCCTCCTATAAGGGGTATAGTGCTGGAGACGTACGGCAGTGGTAATGGACCCGACTCCAGAAAGGACCTTCTTCAAGAGCTGATGGAAGCATCTAAACGTGGTGTTCTGATAGTGAACTGTACGCAGTGTCTGCATGGACAAGTGGTAGACTCCTACGCCACGGGCAAG GCCCTTTTGGATGCAGGTGTCATTCCAGGGTCTGACATGACGACGGAGGCTGCCCTTGCCAAACTGTCGTATGTCCTGGGTCTAGATTTGCCTGTCAGAAAACAACAGCAG CTCATGCGATCTAATCTGCGTGGAGAGCTGACAGAGTACCACACTAAAGGATCCGAGCAGTTCTCCCTGCGAGAAAACGAGCTCATTGGTCTAGTGGCTGCAAAACTCAACGTTGGGTCTTGTGAG GAAGTTCGGTACATCAAGCAGGCTCTCTACCCCGTCCTAATGTGTACAGCAGCAGCTGAAGGAGACGTGTCTGCCATTAGGGATCTCTGCAAGCAG CCTGGAGGAAACCCAAACTGTGCCACAGATCACGATGGACGCACACCGCTCCACATAGCTTGCCTTGAGGGCCAGGAGGAAGTTGTGAAATACCTACTCTACCGAGGGGCTTCTATACATGTCCAGGATATTTACGGGCAAAGACCCATTGATGACGCGATAGGG GGTCGCCATGACGACATCATACGCCTCCTTGTCGAGGCCGGCGCACACCTGGGCCCCACCACAATGGACATAGCGCGGGAACTCTGCTCCTTAGTGGCCGAGCCTGGCTGTGTGCCACGTCTTAGGGCCTGGTACCTAGCAGGCGCGGACTTCAATGTCGGAGATTACGATAAACGGACACCGCTGCACGTG GCTGTGTGTCGCGGTAATGTGGATGCCGTGCGATTCCTGTTATCTTGCGGTGCAAACAAGAACAATAAGGACATGCACGGACAGACACCGCTAGACAATGCCTACGTGCTGGAGAATAAGGAAATATTGGAATTACTGACCTCATGA